The following proteins come from a genomic window of Carassius gibelio isolate Cgi1373 ecotype wild population from Czech Republic chromosome B8, carGib1.2-hapl.c, whole genome shotgun sequence:
- the LOC127963225 gene encoding perforin-1-like: protein MKATLDIIMETNHCVFHVFLCISLILTHWHKGSACHTGSQVECEKAPFVPGYNLAGEGFDVVRMRRKGAFLINVKSHMDNGTCTVCKNRFQGGQMQKLPSAVLDWRPFSRCSKQLSSALHHSVDSLMKSSTSLINNNWEMDLSLDNIGKAIFGGSRSDIAKFAQSQNAMDKATFALHELSCTYYSYRVTDHPELSTEFSKHLQRLPTQYDEETKPLYRRTIDTYGTHYIRQVHLGGRVRRATAFRTCLATLKGFSETDIKNCLNIELKMTLGFLPANASLSNKCSQILKDNLSMGFYQGFMTHKIEVLGGEKYFPDLVLNKSPAESYSDWMMSLHDNPEVISYAIFPLHHLVADPEVSVNLKRAVTAYIEENRLSVNHKEDQGCSQTPNLDHNCCPMRAGRGKLEVFVQRAAGLKADLFTRTDGYVKVWYNLMYEETEVVMDNNDPEWNTSYDFGSVEFGHELIFEVWDIDVIYNDMVGRCVVSPERGTHSHSCKLKRGILYFTYNAFCDAHLTGPRCSRYSPKT from the exons ATGAAAGCTACTCTTG ACATCATCATGGAGACAAATCACTGTGTTTTCCACGTGTTTCTCTGCATTTCTCTGATCTTGACACACTGGCACAAGGGGTCAGCTTGCCACACAGGCTCTCAGGTAGAATGTGAGAAAGCCCCATTTGTGCCTGGTTACAACTTGGCGGGTGAAGGCTTTGATGTTGTCAGGATGCGCCGTAAAGGTGCCTTTTTGATCAATGTCAAGTCACACATGGATAATGGCACTTGTACTGTCTGCAAGAACCGCTTTCAGGGAGGGCAGATGCAGAAACTTCCCTCAGCTGTGCTGGACTGGCGTCCCTTCAGCCGCTGCAGCAAACAGCTTTCTAGTGCTCTTCATCATTCTGTCGACTCCCTAATGAAGAGTTCAACGTCACTCATCAATAACAACTGGGAAATGGACCTTAGCCTGGATAACATAGGAAAGGCAATTTTTGGAGGGAGTCGTTCAGATATTGCTAAATTTGCCCAATCTCAGAATGCAATGGATAAGGCAACATTTGCCCTCCATGAGCTCAGCTGCACATATTACAG TTACAGAGTTACAGACCACCCAGAGCTCAGCACTGAATTCTCAAAACACCTTCAGCGACTTCCGACACAATATGACGAGGAAACAAAACCCCTGTACCGAAGAACTATAGATACTTACGGCACTCACTACATACGTCAAGTCCATCTGGGAGGGCGAGTGAGGCGGGCCACAGCTTTCCGAACTTGTCTTGCAACACTGAAGGGTTTCTCAGAGACTGATATCAAGAACTGTCTGAATATTGAGTTAAAGATGACTTTGGGTTTCCTTCCAGCTAATGCCTCACTTTCCAACAAATGCTCTCAAATCCTTAAAGATAACTTGAGCATGGGATTCTACCAGGGCTTCATGACACACAAGATAGAAGTGTTGGGAGGCGAAAAATACTTTCCAGACCTAGTTTTAAACAAAAGCCCGGCTGAATCTTACTCAGACTGGATGATGAGCTTGCATGACAATCCTGAAGTCATATCATATGCAATTTTCCCTCTCCATCACCTGGTGGCTGATCCTGAGGTTAGTGTCAATCTAAAAAGAGCAGTAACTGCGTATATTGAAGAAAACAGGCTTTCTGTAAATCACAAAGAGGATCAAGGATGCTCACAAACACCAAATCTGGACCACAATTGCTGTCCTATGCGAGCCGGCCGTGGCAAGTTAGAAGTGTTTGTACAGAGAGCCGCAGGCCTGAAAGCAGATCTCTTCACACGTACTGACGGTTACGTGAAAGTTTGGTACAACCTCATGTATGAGGAGACTGAGGTGGTTATGGACAATAATGATCCCGAATGGAACACCAGCTATGATTTTGGATCAGTCGAGTTTGGTCACGAACTCATATTTGAGGTTTGGGACATTGATGTCATTTATAATGACATGGTGGGGAGATGCGTGGTCAGCCCTGAACGTGGAACTCATTCACACAGCTGTAAATTAAAGAGAGGCATCCTGTATTTCACCTACAATGCATTTTGTGATGCTCATCTAACAGGACCCAGGTGTAGCAGATATTCACCAAAAACATAA